The following proteins are co-located in the Paenibacillus sp. FSL H8-0079 genome:
- a CDS encoding transglutaminase domain-containing protein, with product MLQNWLDSLKEFNGITIMLLLIVAASLLQGWSRGASRSAGRLFGFLMDGIMAVIGILLSIGLTMWLAPYVQQWLSAYASAMPNRELNRGEQMYYTLVTAIADFPLMRFAVLFVLSYGLIRLILGLLSSFMFRSRQGLTEESAPKGMFSRLTGALIGTIIGSVRGMIVIAVLFMIVSLYPGSMFSRYVEASPIYMQGAKSVIEPLSGTFIKDKLPVFTQAVQKELGGILQRKYEVIDHNIPTDIESAASEIVKGQSTDEAKARALYDWVGSRIQYDYGKVDDYEQKGIWHEQNPQNTFDTRKGVCIDYARLYAVMARSQGLEVKVVTGLGYNGQGGYGPHAWNEVYLSDSESWVPLDPTWAISGDWFNPPNFADTHLKDQSA from the coding sequence GTGCTGCAGAATTGGCTGGACAGCCTGAAGGAGTTTAATGGCATTACGATTATGCTGCTGCTGATTGTAGCTGCTTCATTGTTGCAGGGGTGGTCCAGAGGGGCATCGCGTTCAGCAGGCAGACTCTTCGGGTTCCTGATGGATGGCATTATGGCGGTGATTGGTATTCTGTTGTCGATCGGTTTAACGATGTGGCTTGCGCCATATGTGCAGCAGTGGCTGTCTGCGTATGCTTCAGCCATGCCTAACCGCGAGTTAAACCGGGGGGAACAGATGTATTATACGTTGGTTACGGCGATTGCAGATTTTCCGCTGATGCGGTTCGCTGTATTATTTGTACTCAGCTACGGACTCATCCGACTGATTCTCGGATTGCTGTCTTCATTTATGTTTAGAAGCAGGCAGGGACTAACAGAGGAAAGTGCACCTAAAGGTATGTTTAGCCGGTTGACAGGTGCCTTGATTGGCACGATCATAGGCTCCGTCCGCGGAATGATTGTCATTGCGGTGCTGTTCATGATTGTCAGTCTCTACCCTGGGAGCATGTTCAGTCGATATGTGGAGGCATCTCCCATCTATATGCAAGGGGCTAAATCGGTCATCGAACCGTTGTCCGGTACGTTCATCAAGGACAAGCTACCCGTATTTACACAGGCTGTGCAAAAGGAACTGGGCGGTATCTTGCAACGCAAATATGAAGTCATTGACCATAATATTCCGACGGACATTGAATCTGCAGCGAGTGAGATTGTGAAAGGCCAATCGACAGATGAAGCCAAAGCAAGAGCACTATACGACTGGGTAGGTTCACGGATTCAGTATGACTATGGTAAAGTGGATGATTATGAGCAAAAGGGCATATGGCATGAACAGAATCCGCAGAATACTTTTGATACACGCAAAGGCGTATGTATTGATTATGCCCGTCTCTATGCTGTTATGGCCCGTTCACAAGGGCTCGAAGTCAAAGTCGTTACAGGACTTGGGTATAACGGCCAGGGCGGATATGGTCCGCATGCGTGGAATGAAGTGTATCTAAGTGATTCCGAGAGCTGGGTTCCCCTTGATCCGACGTGGGCAATCAGTGGAGATTGGTTTAATCCTCCGAATTTTGCCGACACTCACCTAAAGGATCAATCAGCTTAA
- a CDS encoding ATPase: protein MNSNTEGVVMNIEVIKEFLMQNWLVIVVALIILFFVLNVVKTVLKWAIAIIIIAALLIYSGISIDQIKQTVTDVQSSTMDTLKKEATSMMLKEASKATYVKGQDGAFTITSPNVEIKGRTQSDKVDVTFRGISLGEWKLDNETIRTFVEQAQENKTAPAS, encoded by the coding sequence ATGAATTCTAATACGGAAGGTGTAGTCATGAACATAGAAGTAATCAAAGAGTTTTTGATGCAGAACTGGCTGGTGATCGTGGTTGCGTTGATCATTTTGTTCTTTGTTCTGAATGTGGTCAAAACCGTATTGAAATGGGCGATTGCCATCATCATTATTGCGGCTCTACTGATATACAGCGGCATCTCCATTGATCAGATCAAACAGACAGTGACAGACGTACAATCCAGTACGATGGACACATTGAAGAAAGAAGCGACCAGCATGATGCTGAAGGAAGCTTCCAAAGCGACATACGTTAAAGGACAGGATGGAGCATTCACCATCACAAGTCCCAACGTAGAAATTAAAGGCCGAACTCAATCGGATAAAGTCGATGTGACCTTCCGCGGAATTTCTCTTGGTGAATGGAAACTCGACAATGAAACGATACGTACGTTTGTCGAACAGGCACAGGAGAACAAAACAGCACCAGCATCGTAG
- a CDS encoding MFS transporter yields MKTAIWLYLFLFLAVFDLHAQYPILTPFAISLGAAPTFIGWMMGIYSLTHLPGNLIAGTQIDKHGSRRYIVFSLLGAGFILLLQAHVHTPWQLLALRSISGFVLAFLSPACLALLAQLSSDPVKQGKYMSGHGVVHTLASVVSPAAGAIIVGSMGFSATFSGLGYLLILTGVIAFMTMPRGIVKQHERVTEPAKPDVSPANATSSFLPVSWRYFALPLVIACAQGILFFELPLRGGGHSSMMSTGLLFSIISIGALFTLSMLFLNRYSPKLRLVAGVLLMSLCFFVMAAIPQIPLSTVLFVLGMSKGIIFPAMATLFIRLSGGSKLGRIFSLQSIATSIGSFIGPITAGQLRVGLSPYFIAFVLLMIGMLLLPYYTSRREASLSDPKSILN; encoded by the coding sequence GTGAAAACGGCCATCTGGCTATACCTGTTTTTGTTCCTTGCGGTATTTGATTTGCACGCCCAGTATCCCATTCTGACCCCTTTTGCCATCTCGCTTGGAGCTGCCCCTACATTCATCGGCTGGATGATGGGCATCTATTCCTTAACGCATCTTCCTGGCAACCTGATTGCCGGAACACAAATTGATAAACACGGGAGTCGCCGCTACATTGTATTCAGCCTGCTTGGTGCAGGGTTCATCCTGCTCTTGCAAGCCCATGTCCATACGCCATGGCAACTGCTCGCCCTGCGTTCCATCAGTGGTTTTGTACTGGCCTTCCTGTCTCCCGCATGTCTCGCCTTGCTTGCACAGTTATCCAGCGATCCGGTGAAACAGGGGAAGTATATGTCGGGTCACGGGGTAGTGCATACCCTCGCCTCTGTTGTATCGCCAGCAGCCGGTGCGATCATTGTGGGTTCCATGGGATTCTCTGCTACATTCTCAGGCTTGGGTTATCTTCTTATTCTCACAGGTGTCATTGCTTTCATGACCATGCCGCGTGGTATCGTCAAGCAGCATGAGAGAGTAACTGAACCTGCTAAACCTGATGTTTCACCAGCAAATGCCACAAGTTCATTCCTGCCAGTGTCCTGGCGATACTTTGCCTTGCCTCTGGTAATTGCCTGTGCTCAAGGGATTCTCTTCTTCGAATTACCCCTGCGAGGAGGAGGACATTCCTCCATGATGTCTACCGGACTACTGTTCTCTATTATCAGTATTGGGGCACTCTTCACACTCAGTATGTTATTTCTCAACCGGTATTCCCCCAAACTGCGTCTGGTCGCGGGCGTGCTACTGATGTCCTTATGTTTTTTTGTGATGGCAGCCATTCCACAAATTCCGTTGTCCACCGTATTATTTGTACTCGGGATGTCTAAAGGCATTATCTTTCCAGCTATGGCTACCCTATTTATCCGTCTGAGCGGCGGAAGCAAGTTGGGGCGCATTTTCTCACTGCAATCCATCGCCACCTCCATTGGTTCTTTTATCGGCCCCATCACAGCTGGACAACTGCGTGTCGGGTTATCACCCTATTTCATTGCCTTTGTTCTGTTAATGATTGGTATGCTGTTGCTTCCATACTATACATCCAGACGCGAAGCTTCTCTGTCCGATCCGAAAAGTATATTAAATTAA
- a CDS encoding toprim domain-containing protein, with protein sequence MPIHVIVEGKNDRSKLKRLVGPEINILCTFGTLNSLKLETLRKQVGYDEVFLFMDNDSSGKKIRGVLRDAFPDAVQMYTRRGYAGVEGTPDEYIIAQLEKAGLETYIQYPEHPSF encoded by the coding sequence ATGCCTATTCATGTCATTGTGGAAGGTAAGAATGATCGAAGCAAACTGAAACGTTTGGTTGGACCCGAAATCAACATCTTATGCACGTTTGGAACACTTAATTCACTCAAGCTCGAGACTCTGCGCAAACAAGTCGGATATGATGAAGTCTTTTTATTTATGGATAATGACAGTTCCGGCAAAAAAATTAGAGGTGTGCTTCGGGATGCTTTCCCAGATGCAGTACAGATGTATACACGACGAGGATATGCGGGGGTGGAAGGAACACCTGATGAGTATATCATTGCCCAGCTGGAGAAAGCCGGGTTAGAGACATACATCCAATACCCTGAACATCCTTCCTTTTAA
- a CDS encoding SCO family protein, producing MLKKYKWTWMLLGLALIMAVYLMWGTVFASKEKLPEIREIQSFSMENVDGSTVSLEDTQGKVRLFYFYFTSCPDVCPITTFTLSQVQDLLKEDDTFGKDVSFVSISFDPKVDTREKIKTFADRFHADYSGWYFLRGDMDKTKQFARDSFQILIEGETKDDFAHMNMIGLVDENNQLRKVYNAFNTEDVVPAVIVEDIRNLIKE from the coding sequence ATGCTGAAAAAGTACAAATGGACATGGATGCTGCTCGGGCTCGCACTGATTATGGCTGTGTATCTGATGTGGGGTACCGTATTTGCCAGCAAAGAAAAATTACCCGAGATTCGTGAAATTCAATCTTTTTCCATGGAAAATGTAGATGGCAGTACAGTATCCCTGGAGGATACTCAAGGGAAAGTCCGTTTGTTCTACTTTTATTTCACCAGTTGTCCGGATGTCTGCCCTATTACGACGTTTACGTTATCCCAGGTGCAGGATCTGTTGAAAGAGGACGACACCTTCGGTAAAGATGTCTCGTTTGTATCCATTTCATTCGACCCGAAAGTCGATACAAGAGAGAAGATTAAGACATTCGCGGACCGCTTCCATGCGGATTATTCCGGGTGGTACTTCTTGCGAGGCGATATGGACAAAACCAAACAGTTCGCCAGGGATTCATTCCAAATCCTGATCGAAGGAGAGACTAAGGATGATTTTGCCCATATGAACATGATTGGTCTGGTGGATGAGAATAACCAGCTGCGCAAGGTATATAATGCGTTTAATACAGAGGACGTTGTTCCTGCTGTAATCGTCGAGGATATTCGAAATCTGATCAAGGAATAG
- a CDS encoding metal-dependent hydrolase, with the protein MDTSTHFVMGIGLAGLAYVDPVVAASPMLAAAVMVGTIAGSQAPDIDTALRLKSNSLYIRNHRGLSHSLPFLLLWVLLITGVIALIFPGVPIGHVATWTAVAVGVHVFTDLFNTYGTQAARPFTERWIAWNIIHIFDPFLFSTHVVAILLWAFDLIAPAPLFVTLYSLTGLYYIWRTIARAQAVRKVRRLDNSPERARYIVIPTISWNRWHVVKRVEDGSYEIGKMDGSNLIWSLHASSSTHAAVAASRKSPEVSAFLYFTSYAVAEVEELPAGYKVRWADVRYRHRKQYPFVAVVVMDRNFETIDTYVGWLSDEKMDKKLLSARP; encoded by the coding sequence ATGGATACCTCTACACATTTTGTCATGGGGATTGGTTTAGCCGGTCTCGCTTATGTCGATCCTGTCGTCGCAGCAAGCCCTATGCTTGCAGCTGCGGTAATGGTTGGCACGATCGCTGGTTCCCAGGCCCCTGACATCGATACTGCGTTACGTCTCAAAAGCAATTCGCTTTACATTCGGAATCATCGGGGCTTGTCACACTCTCTGCCATTTCTCCTGTTATGGGTTCTGCTCATCACCGGCGTCATTGCACTGATATTCCCTGGTGTCCCTATTGGACACGTTGCCACTTGGACCGCTGTAGCCGTAGGCGTTCACGTATTCACTGATCTGTTCAACACCTATGGAACCCAAGCCGCCCGGCCTTTTACGGAACGCTGGATCGCCTGGAACATCATTCATATTTTTGATCCGTTTCTATTCTCCACGCATGTCGTGGCTATCCTGTTATGGGCCTTTGACCTGATCGCCCCTGCACCACTCTTCGTTACGTTGTATAGCTTGACCGGTTTATATTATATATGGCGGACGATTGCTCGTGCACAAGCGGTCAGAAAGGTTCGTCGTCTCGACAACAGCCCAGAGCGAGCAAGGTACATCGTCATTCCGACGATATCCTGGAACCGCTGGCATGTGGTTAAAAGAGTGGAGGACGGCAGTTATGAGATTGGTAAAATGGATGGTTCTAATCTGATATGGAGTCTGCACGCGTCGTCTTCTACTCATGCGGCGGTTGCTGCTTCACGCAAATCGCCGGAAGTTAGTGCCTTCCTCTATTTCACTTCCTATGCGGTGGCCGAGGTTGAAGAATTGCCTGCAGGTTACAAGGTACGCTGGGCTGATGTGCGTTATCGACACCGTAAACAATATCCATTTGTCGCTGTAGTCGTAATGGATCGAAATTTTGAAACGATTGATACGTATGTAGGCTGGTTAAGCGATGAGAAGATGGATAAAAAACTTTTATCCGCACGCCCTTGA
- a CDS encoding alpha/beta-type small acid-soluble spore protein: MAQGSRSNNLVVPQANSALQQLKIEAAQELGVTIPQDGYYGNYTSRETGSLGGYITKRLVQIAEQSLAGSGK; the protein is encoded by the coding sequence ATGGCTCAAGGATCTCGTTCTAACAACTTGGTGGTACCTCAGGCAAATTCAGCACTGCAACAATTGAAAATCGAGGCTGCACAGGAACTGGGTGTAACTATCCCGCAAGACGGTTACTATGGTAACTACACTTCCCGTGAAACAGGATCTTTGGGTGGATATATCACCAAACGTCTGGTACAAATCGCTGAGCAGTCTCTGGCTGGGTCTGGCAAATAA
- the trpS gene encoding tryptophan--tRNA ligase, with translation MKTVLSGIQPSGKLTLGNYIGAIKNFVKLQHDYQCHFMVVDLHAITVAQEPAALREQSEAVAALFIAAGIDPSKSNVFLQSHVPQHAELGWLMTTLTSMGELERMTQFKDKSSGKDSVGAGLFVYPSLMAADILLYNADLVPVGEDQKQHLELTRDLAGRFNHRYGEYFTIPDPYIPQVGARVMSLDDASSKMSKSNPNAGSYIALLDPPDVIRKKISRATTDSGREVVYDPANKPEVSNLMSIYAECAGMTLKEVAERYEGKMYGPFKKELAEVVVSVIEPLQQRYNEIRESGELADVLDTSARRAEEVAAQTLDAVKERMGFVPKRKL, from the coding sequence ATGAAAACAGTACTTTCAGGTATTCAACCGAGCGGCAAGCTCACATTGGGCAACTATATTGGTGCAATCAAAAACTTTGTAAAACTCCAGCATGACTATCAGTGTCATTTCATGGTGGTTGATCTTCACGCCATCACCGTGGCTCAGGAGCCAGCAGCATTACGTGAACAGTCAGAAGCTGTAGCTGCGCTGTTTATTGCAGCAGGTATTGACCCATCGAAATCTAATGTATTTCTGCAGTCCCATGTACCGCAACACGCGGAATTGGGCTGGTTGATGACGACGCTGACCTCCATGGGTGAGCTTGAACGCATGACTCAGTTTAAGGATAAATCATCCGGTAAAGATTCTGTTGGTGCCGGACTGTTCGTGTATCCGTCATTAATGGCAGCTGATATTTTGTTATACAATGCTGATCTTGTACCCGTGGGCGAGGATCAGAAGCAGCATCTGGAACTGACACGTGATCTGGCAGGACGCTTTAACCACCGTTACGGGGAGTACTTCACCATTCCAGATCCGTATATTCCACAGGTGGGTGCACGGGTAATGTCACTTGACGATGCTTCTTCGAAAATGAGCAAAAGTAACCCTAACGCTGGCAGCTATATTGCTCTACTCGATCCGCCAGATGTTATTCGCAAAAAAATCAGCCGTGCTACAACAGATTCGGGACGTGAAGTCGTATACGATCCAGCGAACAAACCTGAAGTTAGCAACCTGATGAGCATCTACGCTGAATGTGCGGGTATGACGCTTAAGGAAGTAGCTGAGCGTTATGAAGGCAAGATGTACGGTCCGTTCAAAAAGGAACTGGCTGAAGTGGTTGTGTCTGTTATTGAACCATTACAACAACGCTATAATGAGATTCGTGAGTCTGGCGAATTAGCCGATGTTCTCGATACGTCAGCGCGCCGCGCAGAAGAAGTTGCTGCTCAAACGCTGGATGCAGTGAAAGAACGTATGGGGTTTGTACCTAAACGCAAACTGTAG
- a CDS encoding aldose 1-epimerase, with translation MKQVTKGQWNGYDTYILHSRELEITLLPRLGNNIISIRDLVQDRDVVRRPDEDDLAFYLQKPYHFGVPLLIPPGRIHRGQFEYEGVRYQFDQNTANDNHIHGLHRTQSWCVSDIEEDEDGCAITTELLTENEEHWMAQFPIPLKLEMTFSLQNAVFSQRLRVTNLSSTPAPFGMGYHTWFLLDGKPADWTLQVPVSGLYGQNEEQLPTGEIESLGEWSALNEGINMQGRNWDTLLKATEGEPATAYLRRQDGYTLKYSADEAVFKHWVLFTKGESDQFLCIEPYTWLPDAPNLALSDEQTGLIRLEPEQPVELFTRIEVIPPTD, from the coding sequence ATGAAACAAGTGACCAAAGGCCAATGGAATGGTTACGACACGTATATCCTACATAGCCGTGAATTGGAAATTACCCTGCTGCCGCGTCTTGGAAATAATATTATTTCTATTCGCGATTTAGTGCAGGACAGAGATGTCGTCCGCCGTCCGGATGAAGACGATCTTGCCTTTTATCTGCAGAAGCCGTACCATTTTGGCGTTCCTCTCCTGATTCCACCAGGGCGCATTCATCGTGGACAATTTGAATATGAAGGGGTTCGTTACCAGTTCGATCAGAACACGGCGAATGACAACCATATTCACGGTCTCCACCGTACCCAATCCTGGTGTGTCAGTGACATTGAGGAAGATGAAGACGGCTGTGCAATTACAACCGAATTACTGACTGAAAATGAAGAGCACTGGATGGCTCAATTCCCGATTCCCTTGAAGCTTGAGATGACGTTCAGTCTGCAAAATGCTGTATTTAGCCAGCGTCTGCGAGTCACCAATCTGAGCTCAACACCTGCTCCTTTTGGGATGGGATATCATACATGGTTTTTGCTAGACGGCAAACCTGCCGACTGGACATTACAAGTACCTGTTTCCGGCCTATACGGACAGAATGAAGAACAACTTCCTACTGGTGAAATAGAATCTCTAGGTGAATGGTCTGCTCTGAACGAAGGCATCAACATGCAGGGACGCAACTGGGATACTTTGTTGAAAGCTACCGAAGGTGAACCAGCCACGGCTTACTTACGCAGACAAGATGGATATACATTGAAATATTCAGCAGATGAAGCAGTTTTCAAACATTGGGTTCTCTTTACCAAAGGTGAATCTGATCAGTTCTTGTGCATCGAACCGTACACTTGGCTCCCGGATGCACCTAATTTGGCTTTATCGGATGAGCAGACGGGGTTAATTCGCCTGGAACCGGAACAGCCTGTTGAGCTATTTACACGTATCGAGGTTATACCTCCTACAGACTAA
- a CDS encoding alpha/beta-type small acid-soluble spore protein, which produces MYGSQNQGSGSRSNNLVVPQATAALQQLKIEAAQELGVTIPQDGYYGNYTSRETGSLGGYITKRLVQIAEQQLSGRS; this is translated from the coding sequence ATGTACGGAAGTCAAAACCAAGGTAGCGGTAGCCGCTCCAACAACCTGGTCGTTCCCCAAGCAACTGCAGCATTGCAACAATTGAAAATTGAAGCTGCACAAGAGCTGGGTGTAACTATTCCACAAGATGGTTACTACGGTAACTATACTTCCCGTGAGACAGGTTCTCTGGGTGGATACATCACTAAACGTCTGGTGCAAATCGCTGAGCAGCAATTATCGGGTCGTTCGTAA
- a CDS encoding O-methyltransferase: MKIDELSLARQLDLVFKELDNELSGLDSGVVFVQIRNNVIGKFGIRHNPIAGRDGQMDVEEGGLNETQRTSFRAMALETLKFKRNWTHGEISYDFTVRQGMILVDATMESNYNMASLMIRYPRTNTYKDSGMESTS; this comes from the coding sequence ATGAAAATTGATGAGCTTTCATTAGCGAGACAGTTGGATCTGGTATTCAAAGAACTTGATAATGAGTTGTCAGGGTTAGATTCAGGAGTGGTTTTTGTGCAAATACGAAACAACGTAATTGGGAAATTCGGTATTCGACATAATCCGATAGCTGGACGAGATGGGCAGATGGATGTGGAGGAAGGGGGGCTGAACGAAACCCAGAGAACTTCTTTCCGGGCAATGGCACTGGAGACGTTGAAATTCAAACGCAATTGGACGCATGGCGAGATATCGTACGACTTCACAGTAAGACAAGGTATGATTTTGGTGGATGCAACAATGGAGTCTAATTACAATATGGCGAGCCTGATGATTCGTTACCCTAGAACCAATACATACAAGGATTCAGGTATGGAGTCGACCTCCTAA
- a CDS encoding M3 family oligoendopeptidase, which produces MKTPLHPVWDLESIFSGGSSSETFAAYLIELEEDVRKLQHLLNETSAPASLEETAAFDPILELLQSCYVRISEGSAFVSCLSSQNQKDKKATQLQGAISSLAAMLNGSKSKFDNTLSQTSDSVWDAWIAREDIQPLAFVLNESRTLAREKLSPELEGLALDLGVDGYHGWGKFYNTIVSKVNIPFEQDGETVMLSAGQAANKLSDSDRNVRETVFANWEQAWTDVEDFCADTLNHLAGFRLKLYEKRGWDDILKEPLAINRMSRQTLDTMWDVINGAKPALVQYLERKAELLGVDKLSWSDVEAPVGQSSGKITYDEAAINIVEQFAKFSPKLSSFAEMAFEKRWIEAEDRPGKRPGGFCTSLPLSKATRIFMTFSGTPSNVSTLAHELGHGYHQHIMEELPALNQRYAMNVAETASTFAELIVADALVQAATDEQEKLALLEDKIQRSVAFFMNIHARFLFENRFYEQRKKGLVNADELSKLMVEAQEEAFCGVLASDHPHFWASKLHFYLTGVPFYNFPYTFGYMFSAGIYARAQQEGTAFADKYDDLLRDTGRMTVEELAQKHLGTDLTQPDFWKNAADLVIADIEQFLQMTAIEK; this is translated from the coding sequence ATGAAAACGCCATTACACCCCGTATGGGATCTGGAGTCCATTTTTAGTGGAGGTTCTTCCTCCGAAACATTCGCTGCGTATCTGATTGAACTGGAAGAGGATGTACGCAAACTGCAACATCTGTTGAACGAAACATCCGCTCCGGCTTCATTAGAAGAGACGGCTGCATTTGATCCCATTTTGGAACTGCTGCAAAGCTGCTATGTCCGCATATCGGAAGGTTCTGCTTTTGTATCCTGCCTCTCATCACAAAACCAGAAGGACAAGAAGGCAACGCAGCTTCAGGGAGCCATCAGTTCCCTTGCTGCGATGCTGAATGGCAGTAAGTCGAAGTTCGATAATACACTTAGTCAGACATCGGATTCGGTGTGGGACGCGTGGATTGCTCGGGAAGATATCCAGCCGCTGGCATTTGTATTGAACGAGAGTCGTACGCTGGCTCGTGAGAAGCTGTCGCCGGAACTGGAAGGCCTTGCTCTGGATCTGGGTGTGGATGGTTACCATGGTTGGGGCAAATTCTATAATACGATTGTCAGCAAGGTAAACATTCCATTTGAGCAAGATGGGGAAACGGTGATGCTGTCCGCAGGACAGGCTGCCAACAAGCTGAGCGATAGTGATCGGAATGTACGCGAGACGGTATTCGCAAACTGGGAGCAGGCTTGGACGGATGTCGAAGATTTCTGTGCAGATACACTGAACCACCTCGCAGGATTCCGTCTGAAGTTATATGAGAAACGTGGCTGGGATGATATCCTCAAAGAACCTCTGGCCATCAACCGGATGTCTCGTCAAACACTGGATACGATGTGGGATGTGATTAACGGGGCGAAGCCTGCGCTTGTTCAATATCTGGAGCGCAAGGCAGAACTGCTGGGGGTAGACAAGCTGAGCTGGAGCGACGTAGAAGCACCTGTAGGCCAATCGAGTGGCAAAATCACTTACGATGAGGCAGCAATCAATATTGTTGAACAGTTTGCCAAGTTCAGTCCTAAACTTTCCTCGTTTGCAGAGATGGCTTTTGAGAAACGCTGGATCGAAGCAGAAGACCGTCCTGGCAAGCGTCCAGGAGGATTCTGTACGTCTTTGCCACTTAGCAAAGCAACTCGAATTTTCATGACCTTCTCCGGGACGCCGTCCAATGTGTCGACTCTTGCGCATGAACTTGGTCATGGGTATCATCAACACATTATGGAAGAGCTGCCCGCATTGAATCAGCGTTATGCGATGAATGTGGCCGAGACGGCTTCCACGTTTGCTGAACTGATTGTAGCAGATGCCCTGGTACAGGCGGCAACAGATGAACAAGAGAAGCTGGCGTTGCTGGAAGACAAGATACAGCGCAGTGTGGCGTTCTTTATGAATATCCATGCCCGGTTCCTGTTTGAGAATCGTTTCTATGAACAACGTAAAAAAGGCTTGGTTAACGCGGATGAGCTATCCAAATTAATGGTGGAGGCACAGGAGGAAGCGTTCTGTGGCGTGCTTGCATCAGATCATCCTCACTTCTGGGCATCTAAACTGCATTTCTACCTGACAGGTGTGCCATTCTATAACTTCCCATACACGTTTGGGTACATGTTCAGTGCGGGAATCTATGCGAGAGCACAGCAAGAAGGAACAGCATTTGCCGATAAATATGATGATTTGTTGCGGGATACAGGGCGAATGACAGTCGAAGAACTTGCTCAGAAACATCTGGGTACGGACCTGACACAACCGGATTTCTGGAAAAATGCTGCAGACTTGGTCATTGCCGATATTGAGCAGTTTCTACAGATGACAGCAATCGAAAAATAG
- a CDS encoding YycC family protein: MKPLQVSADTAVKLAESLGVPLEHLMHMPQHILMQKIAELAKQEASKPSVTEGEKE, encoded by the coding sequence ATGAAACCTTTACAAGTATCGGCTGATACAGCCGTCAAATTAGCAGAATCCTTGGGCGTACCTTTGGAACATCTGATGCACATGCCCCAACATATCCTGATGCAGAAGATTGCGGAACTTGCCAAACAAGAAGCCTCCAAACCTTCCGTAACAGAAGGCGAAAAAGAATGA